The following is a genomic window from Cryptococcus neoformans var. grubii H99 chromosome 12, complete sequence.
AGCGGTTGAGCTTTGGCTCTGTTACCTCAAGTGGAGGCAAGAAACGTGTTAGGGAGGATATCCAAGAGACGGAGGGAAGTATGAAGAAGACTAGAATCGAAGCAGCGGCGGAAGAAGTGTTTGGTACTCCCCACCATATCTTACCTTTTACTAAATCAGAGGAAGTAGAACCTCCTGCCCTTGTCGTTCAGAGCACCACACCTCCGTCTGATCCTCCTCACGCAACTGTTATATCCGCTCGTCGATCGTCCCTCGGCACAGAGATGCGTCTTTCTTTACCGCCCCAGCGACCTGTGGCCCCTCCACAACAGGAGACTGAGGAACGAAACGAAGATAATATTACTGAGCTCCAGCGACATATACATGAGCAACCTCAGGACATATCTCTGGCGGCGTTCTTGGAGATTGCTGGTGTGCAGTTTATGGAAGGGCTGTCTGGGTTGAATCGGAAGAGAAGTAATGTTGCCAAGGAGATCTTGGGACAGTCCTATGCGAATGGTATGTCGATTGCGCGTTGATATTCATCTACTGACGATCGAACTCAGAGAGGGACTTCGCTCTTCACGAGTACACAGAAGCGCAGGTCAacagcatcttcctcaacatGTATACTTGGGCCTCAAATAAACTCTTTCAAGATATCCAGACtggcgatgaagagctCGCTGCCGTCTCTGCACGATGTGATATTGACAGTCCCCCTGTAATTCAAGAATATCTTGCCGCGTCGGACGAAGATAAGCAGCTGTTCGAAATGACCTTCAAATCATTCAAGACGAATACCCACTTAAAGGCGAAAGAGATGTGGTACGACTGGATGTGGCAGTTGCTCGAGACTATTAAGCCAGATGTCCAAACAGTGTTAACGGGTATGAAAGAGGTAGGGCCGAAGTTCGTTCAGATAAGAGGAGCGTCTGATGAAAGTGCAGGACAAGAAACGTTTAACGGCGTTTGAAGAACAAGCTGTtattcttctccctcaacTCCGAGCAAGGAAGACTGAAGTTGAATCCAAGCTTGccgaagagagaaaagctGTGATTGAATTTGAGTCATGTGACCAAGCAGAGCTGGCTGCGTACAAAGAAGCTATAGCCGAGCAAAGGTGCGTTCACTTAATCATAGTGCAGGCAATTCAAATTGACAATTTTGCAGCGCGCAAATTACAAACTTCAGCACCGAAGTTGCTGACCTCAAGAATGAACTAGCTACTCTTACAGGCAAGTTGGAGGAGTTGAATGCAAAGAAGCACGAGTATGAAACGGCGATCGCGCATGCCAAGGGCCAATGCGATCAGTTCACAAGGTCGGACGCCATACGTCTGCAAGGTGGGTGAGATCATTCTTCATGGATTTTAGACTGCTCATCATCGGCGCAGAGGAGAGCATTTCTTTGCAACATTTTCACCTGTGGCGTCCAACTAAGATACTTCCCGAACGTATGGAACTCATCTATGATGCGGaaattcttctttccatcaatTGCACCAACTATGTCCCTGACATCTCTTCTGCAACTTTGGAGTACCTATCAGAACGGATGAAATTGTCCAAGCGAAAGTGTTCGGGCATTAGAGGCGAGTCACCATCTAGATGTTTATTCGAAGTTTTCAGGGGTGCTGTCGGGGACATGATTAAACATAAGTCTTGGGATCTTGCTTCTGTAAGTGGATTGAATTGGTGCACCGAGAACGATCCTAATGAGGTTCCAGTTCGTTCAACAAACCGGCATTCTCTGGTCTAACGCGCAACGCATCCGGGCTGAACTTCGTTACATTGAGTTCCACCACCCACTCTTCATTACATACAATTCCTCTACTTTTCTCATGTCTGTCAGCGCCAACATCATGATCCCACAAGCGAAAAGCAAGGTCCTCGTGTGGTTTGACGTTGATAAAAGTGTTGTGCGTGGCTTTCCCGGAAGCCTGGGTGGCGTCGGGGTCTCAGTGAAGAGTGTTTACGGGCAAGCAGAGTAGGTTGcagcttttccttgccaatTTGAGATCTGAACTAACTGGCGGATAGTGCAAACCTGCTTGAGCAAACCGCGCGACAAACCATTGAAATGTCTAGGCCCGAGGCATGCCTGGGCACGTTCCTGCAAGTCTGCGTCGAGGTCGGTGCAAGGTACTCCAGTTAAAGGGGGTTGGTTATGTTGAGGCAGGAAAGGTACGAGATCAGGTTGTATGGATGGTTACAAGGGAATCTGAATTTTGAGGGATAGACAGATACAGTTTTTGTTTAATCTTTTGAGCAATTTTGCTTGGATGGATACTTAATTTGTCAATTACGCGATATGGGATATTCAAGCCACTGTGGTACGCGTTGCACTTCAGACCGGAATACATGCAAATCATACTGGCCTGTATCGCTACCCGTTTTTgtattcttcttttcacATCTTCCACAAACATGCTACAAGTTCCCTCGTCGGCTATGTTCAAAACAACTAGGCCGGTCGCTTACATGCTGCTTAAAGTGTACCCTTAACAGCCTTGCTAACGCTCTCGGCGAAGTACTAAAATGGAAATCAGTTGATCATCCAATAGAAGTTGTAAACAACTCACATCAACATTGTTAGAGTTCAATCCAGCCATGGAAATACGTCCGTCCCTGGTCAAGTAGATAGACGCCTTCTCCGCAAGCTTATCGACTTGCTCGGGCTTGAGACCGGTGAAGGAGAACATGCCAATCTGAGACTTGATGTGGCCCCACTCTCCGGGGGTATCAAGCTCAACGAGCTTGTTGTAAAGACGCTCACGCATCTCGATGATACGGTCGGCCATGCCCTTGACTTCGACCAACCATTCCTTGGTGAGCTCGGGGGAGCCAAGGATAGTAGAGACGAGACGAGCG
Proteins encoded in this region:
- a CDS encoding kinetochore protein Spc7/SPC105, encoding MSLAARSPRSRKSLSAFDTNINANYTLPVTNKGKKRVVASMDGETLKSMDAASIRAGAFNMKSNPRRNVQPRKSILKSFSAPHIARQTEDETLDYSASHQYAHTVAFGPLSNVDSDPTSRNSRQSLGGRRVSFAPNAHVRMFERQVTKNPRASFGFSFTETSTPSVKSNHSRRSSILDIGSVSKPNIFAPSIFQGEGEAEGEESMEIEDDKELSGFDTSERDETQQEYSHDGSAEGEDLMEMEEEDMDITQQIYGGIVRRSSIAPTVAAPSELDAGADTEDESDNDQGHSHLEDEEKTMDFTIAVGGLLPHEAPATATRNRNSIGYSFPNPDGPALPNLMPGQAEDHEIEYPMEETEVYGAIVGQDVSFSSGSEDTMGSRSDDKTMTFTYSHQIAFPAQTDGDEGMDMITSAGGIISLPPVSPGLSVRNNARPISGTPSFARPTVSSAQKSTTTKRNVFAPSPSPVKSTTPRKSGIQTAAEVAKRLSFGSVTSSGGKKRVREDIQETEGSMKKTRIEAAAEEVFGTPHHILPFTKSEEVEPPALVVQSTTPPSDPPHATVISARRSSLGTEMRLSLPPQRPVAPPQQETEERNEDNITELQRHIHEQPQDISLAAFLEIAGVQFMEGLSGLNRKRSNVAKEILGQSYANERDFALHEYTEAQVNSIFLNMYTWASNKLFQDIQTGDEELAAVSARCDIDSPPVIQEYLAASDEDKQLFEMTFKSFKTNTHLKAKEMWYDWMWQLLETIKPDVQTVLTGMKEDKKRLTAFEEQAVILLPQLRARKTEVESKLAEERKAVIEFESCDQAELAAYKEAIAEQSAQITNFSTEVADLKNELATLTGKLEELNAKKHEYETAIAHAKGQCDQFTRSDAIRLQEESISLQHFHLWRPTKILPERMELIYDAEILLSINCTNYVPDISSATLEYLSERMKLSKRKCSGIRGESPSRCLFEVFRGAVGDMIKHKSWDLASFVQQTGILWSNAQRIRAELRYIEFHHPLFITYNSSTFLMSVSANIMIPQAKSKVLVWFDVDKSVVRGFPGSLGGVGVSVKSVYGQADANLLEQTARQTIEMSRPEACLGTFLQVCVEVGARYSS